One Deltaproteobacteria bacterium DNA segment encodes these proteins:
- a CDS encoding HNH endonuclease codes for MKLHSQLLSIVIALLFLSPNVNAHPGRTDSNGGHTCRTNCGKWELSKGAYHYHGAKKITPKKNYSTKKQPASLTSTRYNRKSWPHWTDEDNDCQNTRAEILLRDNIGTIKFKRNKPCNVTWGEWVCPYTGKVLYKASDVDIDHIVPLSHAHKTGGSNWSREKKRAFSNDPENLLAVDDAINQAKGNKGPVKWKPPRKEYWRTYAKKWLHIKKKYDLSISKLEMSQLQKMVQ; via the coding sequence ATGAAGCTTCATTCTCAACTTCTAAGTATTGTCATTGCACTTCTTTTTTTATCTCCCAACGTTAATGCACATCCTGGCCGAACTGATTCTAATGGTGGTCATACTTGCAGAACTAATTGTGGAAAGTGGGAATTATCAAAAGGTGCGTATCACTATCATGGCGCTAAGAAGATAACCCCAAAGAAAAACTATTCAACAAAGAAGCAGCCTGCTTCTTTAACATCTACAAGATACAATCGTAAAAGCTGGCCTCACTGGACAGATGAAGATAACGATTGCCAGAATACAAGGGCAGAAATATTGCTCCGTGATAACATAGGAACTATCAAATTCAAGCGGAATAAACCTTGTAATGTTACTTGGGGGGAATGGGTGTGTCCATACACGGGCAAAGTCCTCTATAAGGCATCAGACGTTGATATAGACCATATTGTACCATTAAGTCATGCACATAAAACAGGCGGTTCTAACTGGTCAAGAGAAAAGAAAAGAGCCTTTTCAAATGATCCTGAAAACCTCTTGGCTGTAGATGATGCAATAAACCAGGCGAAGGGAAATAAAGGCCCGGTTAAGTGGAAACCTCCACGAAAAGAATATTGGAGAACCTATGCAAAAAAGTGGCTTCATATAAAAAAGAAGTATGACCTTTCTATTAGCAAGCTGGAAATGTCTCAATTACAGAAGATGGTGCAATAA
- a CDS encoding HEPN domain-containing protein: MTLKLHKDCKKRLKQKLEQQLVTIDVTNNQFIDRKSTNGFITAEEALPKHGHVKDQLESFIGEWPFYDFLYGFLSKELRDQQAYDSSVTVGKLTELESYSDIQATSERLVELFDSLPWDYKFTIEFNSCLSPIFTKGINQYKLSDTLSLVKADDQFIAEHPLKSGVEGIGSGLISAMLYPTSRTEWNKDSVYLQFSTNGFVGKYISTQTNENILSKFKAFCGLSIALRLLIVERSYYPAPPKMNFYIHRNINKKWVVDETIEVDEVISETINDLAFNSCNGSLDNDTKKMAWMVSRLAKLKKVFENEEQSEKIILAGQWFFDSYTGKNELLSFVQTMIALEIILGENKASDGTGLGDLLRNRCAYLIGETHSQREDILEDFKKIYDIRSKIVHRGKSKLTSHERVLFSKLQWICRRVILKETELITENA; the protein is encoded by the coding sequence ATGACTCTAAAACTACATAAAGATTGTAAAAAAAGATTGAAACAAAAGCTTGAGCAACAATTAGTTACTATTGATGTAACAAATAATCAATTCATTGATAGAAAATCAACAAATGGGTTTATTACAGCTGAGGAAGCTTTACCAAAACATGGCCATGTTAAAGATCAACTTGAGTCTTTTATTGGAGAGTGGCCCTTCTATGACTTTTTATATGGATTTCTTTCAAAAGAACTTCGAGATCAACAAGCATATGATTCATCAGTAACTGTAGGCAAGCTTACTGAATTAGAATCATATTCTGATATTCAAGCAACATCGGAAAGATTGGTCGAGCTATTTGACTCATTGCCATGGGATTACAAATTTACCATAGAGTTTAATTCATGTTTATCCCCAATATTTACTAAGGGTATAAATCAATACAAATTGTCTGACACGTTGAGCTTAGTTAAAGCGGATGATCAGTTTATTGCTGAACACCCACTCAAATCAGGCGTAGAAGGAATAGGCAGTGGTCTTATATCAGCAATGCTTTATCCTACTTCCCGAACCGAGTGGAATAAAGACTCAGTATATCTACAATTTTCAACAAATGGTTTCGTAGGTAAATATATATCAACACAAACAAATGAAAACATATTATCTAAATTCAAGGCATTCTGCGGTCTATCTATTGCTCTACGTCTCTTAATAGTTGAACGTTCATATTATCCTGCTCCACCCAAGATGAATTTTTATATTCATAGAAATATTAACAAGAAATGGGTGGTTGATGAAACCATAGAGGTTGATGAAGTAATATCTGAAACCATAAACGATCTAGCATTTAATAGTTGTAATGGCTCACTTGATAATGATACTAAAAAAATGGCATGGATGGTAAGTCGACTTGCAAAACTAAAAAAAGTATTTGAAAATGAGGAGCAATCTGAAAAAATCATACTTGCAGGGCAGTGGTTTTTTGATAGTTACACAGGTAAGAATGAACTACTTTCATTTGTGCAAACTATGATTGCTCTTGAGATAATACTTGGCGAAAACAAAGCCTCAGATGGAACGGGATTGGGTGATTTATTGCGTAATAGATGTGCTTATCTAATTGGGGAAACTCATTCACAGCGAGAAGATATTTTAGAAGACTTTAAAAAAATTTACGATATAAGATCAAAAATTGTTCATCGGGGGAAAAGCAAATTAACGTCACATGAACGAGTTCTATTTAGCAAACTACAATGGATTTGTAGACGTGTGATCCTAAAAGAAACTGAGTTAATAACAGAAAATGCATGA